A stretch of the Acidobacteriota bacterium genome encodes the following:
- a CDS encoding DegT/DnrJ/EryC1/StrS aminotransferase family protein — MNVPFFRPDLGQAAIDEVVNTLRSGWLTTGPKVKRFEEQFAEAVGARHAVALNSCTAGLHLSVNALGLEPGQAVLVPTMTMAATAEVVRYQGAVPVLVDCEPDTLNLDLDDAEAKIQLLRSGQLPDALGERPDVVGILPVHVGGQMIDLARLHDFTERHGLWSVEDAAHAFPAAWRQDSDQPWRRCGNRTADVTCYSFYANKTVTTGEGGMAVTDSEELADRIRLLSLHGLSADAWGRFTAKASWDYRIVAPGYKYNLTDIAAAIGLHQLARAEEMRQQRQALSLAYLEALKDLDEIELPPVLDNRIHSWHLFLIKLRLDRLTIDRKTFTDHLRDAGIGHSVHWRPLHLHPYYEETFGWRPDHLPIASREWQRIITLPLFPSMTPEELERVVTVLRELCTRFRRRG, encoded by the coding sequence ATGAACGTACCGTTTTTCAGGCCGGACCTGGGCCAAGCCGCCATCGACGAAGTGGTGAACACCCTGCGCTCCGGCTGGCTCACCACCGGCCCCAAGGTCAAGCGCTTCGAGGAGCAATTCGCCGAGGCCGTCGGAGCCCGCCACGCCGTGGCCCTCAACTCGTGCACCGCCGGGCTGCACCTGTCGGTCAACGCCCTCGGGCTGGAGCCCGGACAGGCGGTACTGGTGCCCACCATGACCATGGCCGCCACCGCCGAGGTGGTGCGCTACCAGGGCGCCGTGCCGGTGCTGGTGGACTGCGAGCCGGACACTCTCAACCTGGACCTGGACGACGCCGAGGCCAAGATCCAGCTACTGCGTTCCGGCCAGCTCCCGGACGCTCTCGGCGAGCGGCCAGACGTGGTGGGCATTTTGCCGGTGCACGTCGGCGGCCAGATGATCGACCTGGCCCGCCTCCACGACTTCACTGAGCGCCACGGCCTGTGGTCCGTAGAGGACGCCGCCCACGCCTTCCCCGCCGCTTGGCGGCAGGACTCGGATCAGCCCTGGCGCCGCTGCGGCAACCGCACCGCCGACGTCACCTGCTACTCCTTCTACGCCAACAAGACCGTCACCACCGGCGAGGGGGGAATGGCGGTGACCGACAGTGAGGAGCTGGCGGACCGCATCCGGCTGCTCTCCCTCCACGGCCTGTCGGCGGACGCCTGGGGGCGCTTCACCGCCAAGGCCAGCTGGGACTACCGCATCGTCGCCCCGGGCTATAAATACAACCTCACCGACATCGCCGCCGCCATCGGCCTGCACCAGCTGGCCCGCGCCGAAGAGATGCGGCAACAGCGCCAGGCCCTGTCCCTGGCCTACCTCGAGGCTCTGAAGGATCTCGACGAGATCGAGCTACCGCCGGTGCTGGACAACCGCATCCACTCCTGGCATCTCTTCCTCATCAAGCTGCGCCTGGACCGGCTGACCATCGACCGCAAGACCTTCACCGACCACCTGCGGGACGCCGGCATCGGCCATTCGGTGCACTGGCGCCCGCTGCACCTCCACCCCTACTACGAGGAAACCTTCGGCTGGCGACCCGATCACTTGCCCATCGCCAGCCGGGAGTGGCAGCGCATCATCACCCTCCCGCTCTTCCCGTCCATGACGCCAGAGGAGCTGGAGCGGGTGGTGACCGTGCTGCGGGAGCTCTGCACCCGCTTCCGGCGCCGGGGCTGA
- the wecB gene encoding UDP-N-acetylglucosamine 2-epimerase (non-hydrolyzing) yields MRILCVVGARPNFMKMAPVVAALAEAGSRPLLVHTGQHYDQAMSQVFFDQLGMPTPDIHLEVGSDTHARQTARIMTAFEPVLLEQRPDWVVVAGDVNSTVGTGLVAAKLEIPVAHVEAGLRSFDRAMPEEINRVLTDHLSDLLFTTEESGNRNLRHEGIAEERIAFVGNCMVDTLRTHVEAAVAQEPWKELELSPGGYALMTLHRPSNVDDPEVLRSLMDTAARIAEELPVVFPLHPRTRQRLDDLGLDLPTGLRLEPPLPYLSFLGLMARARCVLTDSGGIQEETTALSVPCLTLRWNTERPSTVDAGTNRLVGTEKNKILGAFDDILAGRWQQGEIPPLWDGQAGERIARRLLNEG; encoded by the coding sequence ATGCGAATCCTATGCGTGGTCGGAGCCCGACCCAATTTCATGAAAATGGCACCGGTGGTGGCCGCCCTCGCCGAGGCCGGCAGCCGGCCGCTGCTGGTGCACACCGGCCAGCACTACGATCAGGCCATGTCCCAGGTCTTCTTCGACCAGCTGGGCATGCCCACTCCGGACATCCATCTGGAGGTGGGCTCGGACACCCACGCCCGCCAGACGGCGCGCATCATGACCGCCTTCGAGCCGGTGCTGCTGGAGCAGCGGCCGGATTGGGTGGTGGTGGCCGGGGATGTCAACTCCACCGTCGGCACCGGCCTGGTGGCGGCCAAGCTGGAGATTCCGGTGGCCCATGTGGAAGCTGGCCTGCGCTCCTTCGACCGCGCCATGCCGGAGGAGATCAACCGCGTCCTCACCGACCATCTCTCGGACCTCCTCTTCACCACCGAGGAGAGCGGCAACCGCAACCTTCGGCACGAGGGCATCGCCGAGGAGCGCATCGCCTTCGTGGGCAACTGCATGGTCGACACCCTGCGCACCCACGTCGAAGCGGCGGTGGCCCAAGAACCTTGGAAGGAGCTGGAGCTGAGCCCCGGCGGCTACGCGCTGATGACTCTCCACCGCCCCTCCAACGTCGACGATCCGGAGGTCTTGCGCTCCCTCATGGACACCGCGGCGCGCATCGCCGAGGAGCTCCCGGTGGTCTTTCCCCTCCACCCCCGCACCCGCCAACGGCTCGACGATCTGGGCCTCGACCTGCCCACCGGGCTGCGCCTCGAGCCGCCGCTGCCCTACCTCAGCTTCCTCGGCCTGATGGCCCGGGCCCGCTGCGTGCTCACCGATTCCGGCGGCATCCAAGAGGAAACCACCGCCCTTTCCGTCCCCTGTTTGACCCTGCGCTGGAATACCGAACGGCCCAGCACCGTGGACGCCGGCACAAACCGGCTGGTAGGGACCGAGAAGAACAAGATTTTGGGCGCGTTTGACGATATCCTCGCAGGACGGTGGCAACAGGGCGAGATCCCTCCCCTCTGGGACGGCCAGGCCGGTGAACGCATTGCCCGGCGCCTGTTGAACGAGGGCTGA
- a CDS encoding nucleotidyltransferase family protein: MAENLRLDEAEPSRELVALCTRSAGAAPTDPETDSQVFAQIANLAVGEGLAPLLGARLAAGEIAAPTDSESRALSQELQERYRTAARVGAARALGAEVLQRSLARRRIPALLLKGAALVATVYRDPGRRTMGDVDLLVPPERWQEALEAARNAGAQVVEAPQRPVSLRHFHEVHLVLPGGGLGDLHRRLTPWPLFTPDLPQLFQRARPLPGAAESDSTGAWLPAPEDLLLSLVVHAAKDGFQLPLRAVVDGLRLLAVATPDPQVVEARARAWHARRATARWLQMLGTFDDLGKDWQELPGRLAPKLGPLPPGFLQPPPSDLRALGARWSMRRRQAQVLDDRWRAVAYAGATALFFLGDLVQGKRS, translated from the coding sequence ATGGCCGAAAACCTGAGGCTCGACGAGGCCGAGCCATCGCGGGAGCTGGTGGCCCTGTGCACCCGCTCCGCGGGGGCCGCGCCCACGGATCCCGAAACAGATTCCCAAGTCTTCGCCCAGATCGCCAACCTCGCCGTGGGCGAAGGGCTGGCGCCGCTCCTCGGTGCCCGGCTAGCCGCCGGCGAGATCGCCGCCCCCACCGATTCCGAGAGCCGGGCCCTGAGCCAGGAGCTGCAGGAGCGCTACCGCACCGCGGCGCGGGTGGGAGCCGCCCGAGCCCTCGGCGCCGAAGTGCTGCAGCGCTCCCTCGCCCGGCGGCGGATCCCGGCCTTGCTGCTCAAAGGCGCTGCCCTGGTGGCCACGGTGTACCGCGATCCGGGGCGCCGCACCATGGGGGACGTCGACCTGCTGGTGCCGCCGGAGCGCTGGCAGGAGGCTCTGGAGGCCGCTCGGAACGCCGGCGCTCAGGTGGTGGAGGCCCCCCAGCGGCCGGTGAGCCTGCGCCACTTCCACGAGGTCCACCTGGTGCTCCCCGGCGGCGGGTTGGGGGATCTGCACCGGCGGCTGACCCCCTGGCCCCTCTTCACCCCGGACCTGCCGCAGCTCTTCCAGCGCGCCCGGCCGCTGCCCGGAGCAGCGGAGAGCGACTCAACCGGCGCCTGGCTGCCGGCGCCGGAAGATCTCCTCCTCAGCCTCGTCGTCCACGCCGCCAAGGACGGTTTCCAGCTGCCCTTGCGGGCGGTGGTGGACGGCCTGCGGCTCCTCGCCGTGGCGACCCCGGACCCGCAGGTGGTCGAGGCCCGAGCCCGCGCCTGGCATGCCCGCCGCGCCACCGCCCGCTGGCTGCAGATGTTGGGTACTTTTGATGATCTCGGCAAGGATTGGCAGGAGCTGCCGGGGCGCCTTGCCCCGAAGCTCGGCCCCCTCCCGCCGGGCTTTCTCCAGCCACCCCCCAGCGACCTTCGAGCCCTGGGCGCCCGCTGGTCGATGCGCCGGCGCCAAGCGCAGGTTCTGGACGACCGCTGGCGAGCCGTCGCCTATGCCGGCGCCACCGCTCTCTTTTTCCTCGGAGATCTGGTACAAGGGAAGAGAAGCTGA
- a CDS encoding class I SAM-dependent methyltransferase, which produces MSEPPRGASSRGAPSEAEAERILREQERRRQELPEDFYARHKAANLFLRHGQERALRRALERFGQLPLEGKEILEVGCGDGSWWSLFEAFGARREDLHGIDLEERRVEVCRGLYPQAEVRVGNAAELPWPDDRFDLVFQSTVFTSILDPEIRRRVAAEMMRVVRPEGHIVWYDFLFDNPSNANVQGVSSGELRKLFPDYRWKVWRVTLAPPLARRLVPRAWTLAALLESIRLLNSHALGVAWPKT; this is translated from the coding sequence TTGAGCGAGCCCCCCCGAGGTGCCTCCTCTCGAGGTGCCCCCTCCGAAGCCGAGGCCGAGCGCATCCTGCGCGAGCAGGAGCGCCGGCGCCAAGAGCTACCGGAGGATTTCTACGCCCGCCACAAGGCTGCCAACCTCTTTCTCCGTCACGGTCAGGAGCGGGCCCTGCGCCGGGCTTTGGAGCGTTTCGGCCAGCTGCCTCTGGAGGGCAAGGAGATTCTCGAGGTCGGCTGCGGCGACGGCTCTTGGTGGAGCCTCTTCGAGGCCTTCGGGGCACGCCGGGAGGATCTCCACGGCATCGATCTGGAGGAGCGGCGGGTAGAAGTCTGCCGCGGTCTCTATCCGCAAGCGGAGGTGCGGGTGGGCAACGCCGCCGAGCTACCCTGGCCCGATGACCGCTTCGATCTGGTCTTCCAAAGCACCGTCTTCACCTCCATCCTCGACCCCGAGATACGCCGCCGGGTGGCGGCGGAGATGATGCGAGTGGTGCGGCCGGAGGGGCACATCGTGTGGTACGACTTCCTCTTCGACAACCCCTCCAACGCCAACGTCCAGGGAGTTTCCTCCGGCGAGCTGCGCAAGCTCTTCCCCGACTATCGCTGGAAAGTCTGGCGGGTGACCCTGGCACCGCCCCTGGCCCGGCGGCTGGTCCCCCGCGCCTGGACCCTGGCGGCGCTGCTGGAATCCATCCGCTTGCTCAACAGCCACGCCCTGGGAGTGGCATGGCCGAAAACCTGA
- a CDS encoding phosphopantetheine-binding protein has product MNVAIDQLLAAVRSFVREDQGLSTEDLDAETQLFQEGYIDSFAVVRLIADLEQRLSLNLPSGALIPEDFATVSTLHGRLEEL; this is encoded by the coding sequence ATGAACGTCGCCATCGATCAACTATTGGCCGCCGTCCGCAGCTTCGTGCGCGAAGATCAGGGCCTTTCAACGGAGGACCTGGACGCCGAAACCCAGCTCTTTCAGGAGGGCTATATCGACAGCTTCGCGGTGGTCCGCTTGATCGCCGACCTGGAACAGCGGTTGAGCCTGAACCTGCCCTCCGGCGCCCTGATCCCCGAGGACTTTGCCACGGTGAGCACCCTGCATGGGCGGCTGGAGGAACTTTGA
- a CDS encoding AMP-binding protein: MTDLLRQVLQHAEQTPQQLCVRTHSARVAEGQRDFQQVAEAAGRAAGAWRARGIEPGDLVALIGTHHLDFYASWLGAVWAGAVPTVLAEPSVRIDRKVYWQRLDALLEHNRARHLALDPRYAPGGSEEASRAPSTAVESSVLQDAVITYEELAGAAEEPPPVPDAQSEDLLLLQHSSGTTGLQKGVMLSHGAVLRHARAYNEVLRMGRRDVVASWLPLYHDMGFIACFILPLLTATPVIWLSPFEWVANPGLLLEAVTRHRATLTWLPNFAFSFLAQRVRSEELDLSSLRAVIDCSEPVTTEALEAFQRQFAEHGLRREALQTCYAMAENVFAVTSTSARTGIKTLSVERDTWQREHRAVPTSPSQPREDTVELVSSGVPVPGCRVRIVDEAGAEASPGQAGRIVIHSSFLFDGYYQRPELNQDLFDGDGFYDTGDLGFVDADGHLFVTGRRKDLIIVGGRNVYPQDVEAVASEVAGVKAGRVVCFGVTLPDLGTEGLVLLAETDEPEATWPELRRRLRASVPTRLDLDLFDVRVQPPGRLRKSTSGKLARDGNRQWYLDGRFGPPPQLGPRQVGPRQSNPPVPRPGSPSDSRSGESE, encoded by the coding sequence ATGACCGACCTTCTGCGACAGGTTCTCCAGCATGCAGAACAGACACCCCAGCAACTCTGCGTGCGGACCCACTCCGCCCGGGTGGCTGAGGGCCAGCGGGATTTTCAGCAGGTAGCGGAGGCGGCCGGCCGGGCCGCCGGCGCCTGGCGTGCCCGCGGCATCGAGCCCGGCGACCTGGTGGCGCTCATCGGCACCCACCACCTGGACTTCTACGCCAGCTGGCTGGGGGCCGTGTGGGCCGGCGCCGTGCCGACGGTGCTGGCGGAGCCCAGCGTTCGCATCGACCGGAAAGTGTATTGGCAGCGCCTCGATGCCCTCCTCGAGCACAATCGGGCTCGCCACCTGGCACTGGATCCGCGCTACGCCCCCGGCGGTTCCGAAGAGGCTAGCAGAGCCCCGAGTACCGCTGTCGAGAGCTCAGTGCTCCAGGACGCCGTCATCACCTACGAAGAGCTCGCCGGTGCAGCGGAGGAGCCTCCTCCGGTCCCCGACGCCCAATCCGAAGATCTCCTGCTACTCCAGCACTCGTCCGGTACCACCGGCCTGCAAAAGGGCGTGATGCTCTCCCACGGAGCGGTGCTCCGCCACGCCCGGGCCTACAACGAGGTCCTGAGAATGGGGCGCCGGGACGTCGTGGCCAGCTGGCTGCCCCTCTACCACGACATGGGCTTCATTGCCTGCTTCATCCTCCCCCTGCTCACCGCCACGCCGGTAATCTGGCTCTCCCCCTTCGAGTGGGTGGCCAACCCCGGGCTGCTGCTGGAAGCCGTCACTCGTCACCGGGCCACCCTCACCTGGCTGCCCAATTTCGCCTTCTCCTTCCTTGCTCAGCGGGTGCGCTCCGAGGAGCTGGACCTGTCGTCCCTGCGCGCGGTGATCGACTGCTCGGAACCCGTCACCACCGAGGCCCTGGAGGCTTTCCAGCGCCAATTCGCCGAGCACGGCCTGCGCCGGGAAGCTCTCCAGACCTGCTACGCCATGGCCGAGAATGTGTTCGCCGTCACCTCGACCTCGGCCCGGACTGGAATCAAGACTCTGTCGGTGGAGCGGGACACCTGGCAACGAGAGCACCGCGCAGTGCCGACCTCCCCCTCCCAGCCCCGCGAGGACACGGTGGAGCTGGTGAGCAGCGGCGTCCCCGTGCCCGGCTGCCGGGTGCGCATCGTCGACGAGGCCGGAGCAGAGGCTTCCCCGGGGCAGGCCGGCCGTATCGTCATCCACAGCTCCTTTCTCTTCGACGGCTACTACCAGCGACCGGAGCTCAACCAAGACCTCTTCGACGGCGACGGCTTCTACGACACCGGTGACCTGGGTTTCGTCGATGCCGACGGCCACCTCTTCGTTACCGGCCGGCGCAAGGATCTGATCATCGTCGGCGGCCGCAACGTCTATCCTCAGGACGTGGAAGCGGTGGCCTCGGAGGTCGCGGGCGTCAAGGCGGGACGGGTCGTGTGCTTCGGCGTCACCCTCCCCGATCTGGGCACCGAAGGTCTGGTGCTGCTGGCGGAAACCGACGAACCGGAAGCGACCTGGCCGGAGCTTCGCCGCCGTCTTCGAGCCTCTGTACCGACGCGGCTGGACCTGGACCTCTTCGACGTGCGCGTCCAGCCGCCGGGGCGCCTGCGCAAGTCGACCAGCGGTAAGCTAGCCCGTGACGGCAACCGGCAGTGGTACCTGGACGGACGCTTCGGCCCGCCGCCCCAGCTCGGACCCCGGCAAGTTGGCCCGCGGCAGAGCAACCCTCCGGTCCCCCGACCGGGTTCCCCATCGGACTCACGCTCAGGAGAATCGGAATGA
- a CDS encoding MBOAT family O-acyltransferase — protein MRFNSLTYWFFLAAVVAVLWLLSGRRQRRAWLLAASYLFYASWHWPYLFLLLGSVVFNHLGARWITGAEDRSRRGAVILAGNLVLLAVFKYLDWLIVNLGVVTGWVGLPAPFEPLGLVLPLGISFYLFQAMSYIVDLMRKREKLHSFWDFQLYITYFPQLIAGPIMRAKEFLPQVTADWKIRPEDVRLGARWIVTGLFVKIVLADGLAPAVDRAFARSPDVLGSTDVVIMAVAFGLQIYFDFSAYTRIAIGSARLCGLRLVENFNFPYSATSPADFWARWHISLSRWIRDYLFYPLASGRPGLGGLCWAALVAMTLCGVWHGAGWTFVLWGFYHGVLIAGYHVLTFHRRKPAARRRTAQQTSPLGSLGTRLQLVASILATFGFVSFGWIWFRSVGVEQAWTLSAHLLTPWDHAHRALSGTFYLHTTVLMLLVWIAPWVGRAAERWLSLLDAQSTETGSFRPQQKALNWVYSLGEGALLGVLLAFCLVYLRGQTAFIYFQF, from the coding sequence GTGCGCTTCAATAGCCTCACCTATTGGTTCTTCCTCGCCGCGGTGGTGGCGGTGCTGTGGCTGCTGTCGGGACGCCGCCAGCGCCGCGCCTGGCTCCTCGCCGCGTCCTATCTCTTCTACGCCTCTTGGCACTGGCCCTATCTCTTCCTGCTCCTGGGCAGCGTCGTGTTCAATCATCTGGGAGCCCGCTGGATCACCGGCGCCGAGGACCGCAGCCGGCGCGGCGCCGTCATCCTCGCCGGCAACCTGGTGTTGCTGGCGGTGTTCAAGTACCTGGACTGGCTGATCGTCAACCTGGGCGTGGTCACCGGCTGGGTAGGGCTGCCGGCGCCCTTCGAGCCGCTGGGATTGGTGCTCCCCCTGGGCATTTCCTTCTATCTCTTCCAGGCCATGAGCTACATCGTCGACCTGATGAGAAAGCGGGAGAAGCTCCACAGCTTCTGGGATTTCCAGCTCTACATCACCTACTTCCCGCAGCTCATCGCCGGCCCCATCATGCGCGCCAAGGAGTTTCTGCCGCAGGTGACGGCGGATTGGAAGATTCGCCCAGAGGACGTGCGCCTGGGAGCTCGCTGGATCGTCACCGGCCTGTTCGTCAAGATCGTGCTGGCGGACGGTCTGGCCCCCGCCGTTGACCGAGCCTTCGCCCGCTCTCCGGATGTCCTGGGCAGCACCGACGTGGTGATCATGGCGGTGGCCTTCGGGCTGCAGATCTACTTCGATTTCTCCGCCTACACCCGCATCGCCATCGGCTCCGCCCGGCTGTGCGGCCTGCGCCTGGTGGAGAACTTCAACTTCCCCTACAGCGCCACCTCGCCGGCGGACTTCTGGGCTCGCTGGCACATCTCCCTGTCCCGCTGGATCCGCGACTACCTCTTCTACCCCCTGGCCAGCGGCCGTCCCGGATTGGGCGGACTGTGCTGGGCGGCGCTGGTGGCCATGACCCTATGCGGGGTGTGGCACGGTGCAGGCTGGACCTTCGTGCTCTGGGGCTTCTACCACGGCGTGCTCATCGCCGGATACCACGTGCTGACCTTTCATCGCCGGAAGCCCGCGGCGCGGCGCCGCACCGCACAGCAGACCAGCCCTCTGGGCTCTCTGGGAACCCGGCTGCAGCTCGTGGCCAGCATCCTCGCCACCTTCGGCTTCGTCTCCTTCGGCTGGATCTGGTTTCGCTCCGTCGGAGTCGAGCAGGCGTGGACCTTGAGCGCTCACCTGCTCACTCCCTGGGATCACGCTCACCGAGCTCTCAGCGGCACCTTCTACCTGCACACCACGGTGTTGATGCTCCTGGTATGGATAGCACCATGGGTGGGGCGGGCGGCAGAGCGCTGGCTGAGCCTCCTCGATGCCCAATCAACGGAGACCGGCTCCTTCCGCCCCCAACAAAAAGCCCTAAACTGGGTCTATTCCTTGGGGGAAGGAGCGCTGCTGGGAGTGCTCCTGGCTTTCTGCCTGGTCTACCTCCGCGGCCAGACCGCGTTCATCTACTTCCAGTTCTAA
- a CDS encoding glycosyltransferase family 4 protein, translating into MSQRRLLILSQYFPPEMGAPQVRLSELGERLRSRGWSVEVLTALPNYPTGKIFPGYHPRRPVVETVGRLRTVRVPLWPAKTGFAKRVISYFSFVASAARYGPKLCTPPDLLWVESPPLFIGYAARYLSRRWRAPYVLNVSDLWPESAIRMGIVEPGFLTRRAEALERKLYRRSAGVTGQSQETIDSVRRTAPDIPTRVITNGVDPARFGPDKSDAEARQLLGDEPGPVFLYAGLLGWAQGLDQILDLAKTLPPEQPGRFVLVGDGPDRERLEARVRDEAIPRLRILPAQPRERIPALLATADAAVITLGMVIPGAVPSKIYEAMASHLPTLLVAEGEPARRIEDAEAGLVAPSGNPQAFADAFHRLASDPELRQRLGAAARRAAEMTYNRDVIAGQLDEFLSEVSEPSSTPSR; encoded by the coding sequence ATGAGCCAACGCCGCTTGCTCATCCTGAGCCAGTACTTTCCACCGGAGATGGGCGCTCCCCAGGTGCGCCTCAGCGAGCTCGGGGAACGGCTGCGCAGCCGCGGCTGGTCGGTGGAGGTGCTCACCGCCCTGCCCAACTACCCCACCGGCAAGATCTTCCCCGGGTACCATCCCCGGCGCCCGGTGGTGGAAACCGTCGGCCGCCTGCGCACCGTGCGGGTGCCCCTGTGGCCTGCCAAGACCGGCTTCGCCAAGCGGGTGATCTCTTACTTCTCCTTCGTCGCCTCCGCCGCCCGCTACGGCCCCAAGCTGTGCACTCCGCCGGATCTGCTGTGGGTGGAGTCACCGCCGCTCTTCATCGGCTACGCCGCCCGCTACCTGAGTCGCCGCTGGCGGGCTCCCTACGTGCTCAACGTCAGCGATCTATGGCCCGAGTCGGCGATTCGCATGGGCATCGTCGAGCCCGGTTTCCTCACCCGCCGCGCCGAAGCCCTGGAGCGCAAGCTCTACCGCCGTTCCGCCGGCGTTACCGGCCAAAGCCAGGAGACCATCGATTCCGTGCGCCGCACCGCCCCGGACATCCCCACCCGGGTGATCACCAACGGGGTCGACCCGGCGCGCTTCGGTCCCGACAAGAGCGACGCCGAGGCCCGGCAGCTGCTCGGGGACGAGCCGGGACCGGTCTTCCTCTACGCCGGGCTCCTGGGCTGGGCTCAGGGACTGGATCAAATCCTCGACCTCGCCAAGACCCTGCCGCCGGAACAGCCGGGACGTTTCGTCCTGGTGGGGGACGGGCCGGATCGGGAGCGCCTGGAGGCGCGGGTTCGGGACGAGGCCATCCCCCGCCTGCGCATCCTGCCGGCCCAGCCCCGGGAACGCATCCCAGCCCTGCTAGCCACTGCCGACGCCGCCGTGATCACCCTCGGCATGGTCATCCCCGGCGCGGTGCCGAGCAAGATCTATGAGGCCATGGCCTCCCACCTGCCCACCCTGCTGGTAGCGGAGGGAGAGCCGGCGCGGCGCATCGAAGACGCCGAGGCTGGGTTGGTGGCTCCATCGGGCAATCCCCAAGCCTTCGCCGACGCTTTCCACCGTCTCGCCTCGGATCCCGAGCTTCGACAGCGCCTCGGCGCCGCCGCCCGCCGAGCCGCGGAGATGACCTACAATCGGGACGTCATCGCCGGACAGCTGGACGAGTTTCTTTCCGAGGTCTCCGAGCCCTCTTCCACACCTTCTAGATGA